A stretch of Toxoplasma gondii ME49 chromosome V, whole genome shotgun sequence DNA encodes these proteins:
- a CDS encoding longevity-assurance protein (LAG1) domain-containing protein (encoded by transcript TGME49_283710~Signal peptide predicted by SignalP 2.0 HMM (probability 0.500) with cleavage site probability 0.485 at residue 18~Predicted trans-membrane domain (TMHMM2.0):4-24:95-113:143-166:227-250:269-292) — MKLDPFFTFLLGIVVTWSVYHFFYIKDRVADRQKTFAAYPRTYDVVSASALIAGACLVIQSVGRRLLQSLAEKMLPRDRWAHQVFALKQRRFSEMAFKSIYFLSLTFAAFFYLHSESWWPKLLGGRGDESELFKDYPNQESHPFTHIYFYISAGYHVACFISLLLSPKLPDFYETLLPCVCAMLLIFFSYQGNFLRVGSIILFCHDFCDIFSCGCKVFVDTRHKVVTFFLFACLVVSWGYLRLFAFPVAALFPIFKNVKSMKATADGEDWGFFVCLLLTLFVMNIYWFGLMLKMCMHFCTSGQMSDLHSPTVSEEEPSVVERRRSPRMAQASTSKSDSKKRH; from the exons ATGAAGTTGGATCCGTTTTTCACCTTCCTTCTGGGAATCGTCGTCACCTGGTCCGTGTACCATTTCTTCTACATCAAGGACCGCGTTGCAGACCGACAGAAAACTTTCGCCGCCTATCCGAGAACCTATGACGTCGTCTCGGCCTCGGCCCTCATCGCAGGAGCCTGTCTCGTCATTCAA AGCGTTGGCCGCCGCCTTCTGCAATCGCTGGCAGAGAAGATGCTGCCTCGCGA TCGCTGGGCCCACCAGGTATTTGCTCTGAAGCAGCGGCGCTTCTCGGAAATGGCGTTCAAGTCCATTtacttcctctctctcacatTCGCTGCGTTCTTCTACCTCCACAGCGAGTCGTGGTGGCCGAAGCTCCTCGGCGGCAGGGGCGACGAAAGCGAACTTTTCAAAG ATTACCCCAACCAAGAGTCGCACCCGTTCACGCATATTTACTTTTACATTTCCGCGGGGTACCACGTCGCATGTTTCatctctttgcttctctcgccgaaACTGCCGGACTTCTACGAAACGCTGTTGCCGTGCGTCTGCGCGATGCTgctcatcttcttctcctacCAAGGCAACTTCTTGAGGGTCGGATCCATCATTCTCTTCTGCCATGACTTCTGCGACATCTTTTCTTGTGG GTGCAAGGTTTTTGTTGACACCCGCCACAAGGTCGTCACATTTTTCTTgttcgcctgtctcgtcgtctcctggGGGTACCTCCGTCTCTTTGCGTTCCCCGTCGCTGCGCTCTTCCCCATTTTCAAAAACGTGAAGAGCATGAAGGCCACTGCGGACGGCGAGGACTGgggcttcttcgtctgtctccttcttaCCCTTTTCGTCATGAACATCTACTG GTTTGGCCTGATGCTgaagatgtgcatgcacttttgCACCAGCGGGCAAATGTCGGACTTGCACTCCCCTACAGTGTCGGAGGAGGAGCCGAGCgtcgtggagagaagaagaagtccgCGCATGGCGCAGGCGAGTACCTCGAAGTCCGATAGCAAGAAGCGCCACTAA